One part of the Tunicatimonas pelagia genome encodes these proteins:
- a CDS encoding polysaccharide biosynthesis protein has product MVQLKNKSVLITGGTGTVGRSLLTAIVALPEEHRPKQVTVLSRDEYKQYVLQKEFPPNQHPLIQYALADIGHYPSLSPHFRQIDIVIHAAALKRVETGEQQPGAFTRTNVSGTENVLLASVAQEVSQIITISTDKAVYPTTLYGATKLCAERLTLQKNQPGLLKSSVVRLGNILGSRGSVITGLRENKSQPIIKITHPDMTRFTTTAPDCADYILTQIQNAVGGEILIPKTKAYRLIDLAQEIATDSEITFSSPRLTEKIHETLISSEEARFGYERPNDFVISMNENTLKAYQQQPEVQSISPKAYTSEVTAKLSRSELAELIATLV; this is encoded by the coding sequence ATGGTTCAATTGAAAAATAAATCGGTACTCATTACTGGAGGAACCGGCACGGTAGGGCGTTCGCTGTTGACCGCTATTGTAGCATTGCCAGAAGAACATCGGCCGAAGCAGGTGACGGTTCTTTCACGGGATGAATATAAGCAGTACGTACTTCAGAAGGAATTTCCACCTAACCAGCATCCACTTATTCAGTATGCCTTAGCTGATATTGGTCATTATCCTTCACTGTCGCCTCATTTTCGGCAGATTGATATAGTTATTCATGCCGCCGCACTAAAGCGAGTGGAAACCGGCGAGCAGCAACCGGGGGCATTTACCCGAACTAATGTTAGCGGAACTGAAAATGTTCTTTTGGCCTCAGTTGCTCAAGAAGTTTCTCAAATTATCACTATCTCAACCGATAAAGCGGTATATCCTACCACCCTGTACGGTGCTACTAAACTATGTGCAGAACGATTGACCCTACAGAAAAACCAGCCAGGCTTATTAAAGTCGTCGGTTGTTCGTCTGGGAAACATATTAGGTTCCCGAGGTTCTGTTATTACCGGATTACGAGAAAATAAAAGTCAGCCGATCATTAAAATCACCCACCCGGACATGACTCGTTTCACAACGACCGCCCCAGATTGTGCCGACTATATTCTTACGCAGATTCAGAATGCGGTGGGTGGAGAGATACTGATTCCCAAAACAAAAGCCTACCGGTTAATTGACCTAGCACAAGAAATAGCGACCGACTCAGAAATTACGTTCTCTAGCCCGCGTCTCACCGAAAAAATCCACGAAACGCTCATATCTTCAGAAGAAGCTCGCTTTGGCTACGAGCGACCTAACGATTTTGTCATCAGCATGAACGAGAACACCCTCAAGGCGTATCAGCAGCAACCAGAGGTTCAATCAATCTCCCCAAAAGCCTATACTTCTGAAGTAACTGCTAAACTATCTCGCTCGGAGTTAGCCGAACTGATTGCTACGTTAGTCTAA
- a CDS encoding cytidylyltransferase domain-containing protein, whose translation MDAAIILARIDSTRFPAKAVSEVGGKLLIQHCIDEVKKLDGITAILATSSRAIDDPLEQVAGQNNIQCYRGDAENVAKRVHDCVIKNKINSFARINGDSPFVRKALLSQGFRMMREGGYDLVTNLIPRKYPYGISVEIIRGDSFRKIYPEIIQSARYSEHISSVFYDQTEKFSVGKISGLEGVDYSDVRLTVDTKQDKQVIDSMFAADPNINENEIEKIVSLYHQVTDLSLT comes from the coding sequence ATGGATGCTGCGATAATTTTAGCCAGAATAGATTCTACTCGCTTTCCAGCCAAGGCAGTGAGCGAGGTTGGTGGTAAATTACTGATTCAACACTGCATTGATGAGGTGAAAAAGCTGGATGGAATAACGGCTATTTTAGCTACGTCTTCCCGAGCAATTGATGATCCGTTAGAGCAAGTTGCTGGCCAAAATAATATTCAATGTTACCGAGGAGATGCTGAAAATGTCGCTAAAAGAGTACATGATTGCGTAATAAAAAACAAAATTAATAGTTTTGCTCGCATTAACGGCGACAGTCCGTTCGTTAGGAAAGCACTTTTGTCTCAGGGATTTCGGATGATGCGGGAAGGTGGGTACGATTTAGTCACGAATCTTATCCCTCGGAAATATCCCTACGGAATAAGCGTAGAAATAATTCGGGGCGATAGCTTCCGAAAAATTTATCCTGAAATTATTCAGTCGGCGCGCTACTCAGAGCATATTAGCTCAGTCTTCTACGATCAGACTGAAAAATTTAGTGTAGGTAAGATTTCGGGTTTAGAAGGCGTTGATTACAGTGATGTTAGATTGACGGTTGATACCAAGCAAGACAAACAGGTGATAGATAGTATGTTTGCGGCTGATCCGAATATCAATGAAAATGAAATTGAGAAAATTGTCTCACTTTACCACCAAGTAACTGACCTTTCGCTCACTTAA
- a CDS encoding polysaccharide pyruvyl transferase family protein: MINLYSIRPKGFNIGNDVIYLGLNHFIRNAFKENFNVISLPATSKYESHKKAGVSSQTVYEVNQFGHGLLIGGGNLYENGELEVNPIALKALEKPMMIFSVSRGKIYNKALELVDRTDVMSDDKIALLNQRADFSLSRDKATHEHIHQLGCDNILGGCPTLFIDEIPQHLVPIMESDRTDALISVRTPTLMSIPVVYQYELREQILTMIALLREKGYANIKLLCHDHRDIPFAASFSEVDYLYTEDVYTYLTYLRNTRLNLTFRLHSFIPCLAYNVPTIKISYDQRAISMLDTIGLDDWNINLLKDDVVTEVKQRIDHLEELEEKKIALKKSIWPELRETLQSYSDKFAKQVKEQL, translated from the coding sequence ATGATTAATCTGTATTCTATACGGCCCAAGGGATTTAATATTGGTAACGATGTTATTTATCTAGGACTCAATCATTTCATCAGAAATGCGTTTAAAGAAAACTTTAATGTTATTTCGCTTCCGGCCACCAGTAAATACGAGAGCCATAAGAAAGCCGGGGTTAGCTCACAGACCGTTTACGAAGTAAATCAGTTCGGGCACGGCCTACTAATTGGTGGAGGCAATCTCTACGAAAACGGCGAACTGGAGGTAAACCCTATTGCCCTGAAGGCATTGGAGAAGCCTATGATGATTTTCAGTGTATCCCGAGGAAAGATCTATAATAAAGCGCTGGAACTGGTCGACCGAACAGACGTGATGTCTGATGATAAGATTGCCCTACTAAACCAACGAGCCGACTTTTCCCTATCGCGCGATAAGGCTACTCACGAACATATCCATCAACTTGGTTGCGATAATATTTTGGGGGGATGCCCGACACTATTTATTGATGAGATTCCTCAGCACTTGGTACCCATTATGGAATCGGACCGGACGGATGCCCTGATTTCGGTTCGTACTCCCACACTGATGAGTATTCCGGTAGTGTACCAATATGAGTTGCGGGAGCAGATTCTTACTATGATCGCCCTGCTGCGGGAGAAAGGTTACGCAAACATTAAGCTGCTCTGCCACGACCACCGTGATATTCCGTTTGCTGCCTCTTTCAGCGAAGTTGATTATTTGTATACCGAAGATGTATACACTTACCTTACTTACTTGCGGAATACCCGGCTCAATCTTACTTTCCGGTTGCATTCGTTCATTCCTTGTTTAGCGTACAACGTGCCCACCATAAAGATTAGCTACGACCAGCGGGCGATTAGCATGTTAGACACTATTGGGTTAGATGATTGGAATATTAATCTACTCAAAGATGATGTGGTGACTGAAGTAAAACAACGTATAGATCATTTGGAGGAGCTAGAAGAAAAGAAAATAGCACTGAAAAAATCTATCTGGCCCGAACTGCGGGAAACACTTCAGTCGTATTCCGATAAATTTGCCAAACAAGTTAAAGAACAGTTGTAG
- a CDS encoding IS701 family transposase — MERRDAFEFYVDYLLSSPRMATATGLSAVLDNTMKHDYISDCLAQNELDSKAFWSEVKPFVRQIEHANAYISIDDVIVAKPHSTENELICYHYDHTKGKAIKGINILNFMLSGATDNKLVNCPLAWQAIRKTEAYIDKTGKQKRRSTKTKNEMVLEHLHRIVFLNQVQFKYILFDSWFSASETLKYIHHKLQKVFVCPLKYNRLVALSEQDKQQGRFIHVSQVPLESQEVRQVWIKGVDFPIQLTRQVFINKDRSEAELWLVTNDMLLNYDQITTIYQKRWKVEEMHKSLKQNALLGKSPTKIERTQCNHIFATMLAFVKLERLKVKEQLNHFALKAKLQLKMAQAAFEELRSWKTA, encoded by the coding sequence ATGGAACGACGCGATGCCTTTGAGTTTTACGTGGATTATCTACTGTCTTCGCCACGTATGGCCACAGCGACTGGTCTGTCAGCGGTGTTAGATAATACTATGAAGCACGACTACATTAGTGACTGCCTGGCTCAAAATGAGTTGGATAGCAAAGCGTTCTGGTCAGAAGTAAAGCCTTTTGTGCGCCAAATTGAACATGCTAATGCCTACATTTCTATTGATGATGTGATTGTAGCGAAGCCCCATTCCACTGAAAATGAGCTTATTTGCTATCACTATGACCATACCAAAGGCAAAGCGATCAAAGGCATTAACATTTTGAATTTTATGCTCAGTGGTGCTACGGACAACAAGTTGGTAAACTGCCCGCTCGCCTGGCAGGCGATTCGTAAAACGGAAGCCTACATTGATAAGACCGGTAAACAGAAGCGGCGCAGCACTAAAACCAAGAATGAGATGGTGCTAGAACATCTGCATCGTATTGTCTTTCTCAACCAAGTACAGTTCAAGTACATCTTGTTTGATAGCTGGTTTTCGGCCTCAGAGACACTCAAGTACATCCACCACAAGCTCCAGAAAGTCTTCGTTTGCCCCCTGAAGTATAACCGCTTAGTGGCCCTAAGCGAACAAGATAAGCAGCAAGGCCGGTTCATCCACGTATCCCAAGTGCCCCTGGAAAGCCAAGAAGTCAGACAAGTTTGGATCAAAGGGGTAGACTTCCCCATTCAACTTACGCGACAGGTCTTTATAAACAAAGACCGCTCTGAAGCGGAACTATGGTTGGTCACCAACGATATGTTATTGAACTACGACCAAATCACTACAATCTATCAGAAACGATGGAAAGTAGAGGAGATGCATAAGTCTTTGAAGCAAAATGCTTTACTAGGCAAATCTCCAACCAAGATAGAACGTACCCAGTGCAATCATATCTTTGCTACTATGCTGGCTTTTGTTAAACTGGAACGCCTAAAAGTCAAAGAGCAACTCAATCACTTTGCCCTGAAAGCAAAATTGCAGCTTAAAATGGCTCAAGCAGCTTTTGAAGAACTACGAAGCTGGAAAACCGCATGA